In a genomic window of Allomeiothermus silvanus DSM 9946:
- a CDS encoding ExeM/NucH family extracellular endonuclease translates to MTTEGVVVGDYQEPNQLQGFFLQDLTGDGDPETSDGLFVYTPSGFAVNAGDYVRVTGKVREYASPGDTRGTLTELEEVRSVLVCATGVAVGPTPVTLPLASTGDLERYEGMLVSFSQTLTVSEVYNLGRFGEISLSAGGRLFHPNNGNALGEAAMGNPLRRILLDDGSNVQNPRPIPYLSAADTSGTRRVGDSVVGLTGVLSYGFSSYRVEPVGTVNFIPSNPRPEAPEDVGGSLRVASYNVLNYFTTLGARGASNQAELERQRAKLVAALRALDADIVGLIEIQNNGDAALEDLVRALNTALGSDAYAALATGSLGTDQIKVALIYKPARVRPEGAFRIDDDPIFSRPPLAQTFRDRATGGRFSVVVNHFKSKGCEGASGAETDTGQGCWNALRVRQAQRLLTFINDLRATDPDVLVVGDLNAYAEEDPLKVLTGAGLENLILHISAAKRYSYVFNGESGNLDHALATSSLSSQVTGITEWHINADEPRVLDYNTEFKPDDRYAPTPFRSSDHDPLLVGLNLRADPEP, encoded by the coding sequence GTGACCACCGAAGGGGTAGTGGTGGGCGATTATCAAGAGCCAAACCAGCTCCAGGGCTTCTTCCTCCAGGATCTTACCGGGGACGGTGACCCCGAGACCTCGGACGGCCTGTTCGTCTATACCCCTTCAGGCTTCGCGGTGAACGCGGGGGATTACGTGCGGGTCACCGGCAAGGTACGCGAGTATGCCTCCCCAGGGGATACCCGAGGCACCCTAACCGAACTCGAGGAGGTACGTAGCGTCCTGGTGTGCGCTACCGGGGTCGCCGTGGGCCCCACCCCGGTAACCCTACCCCTTGCGAGTACGGGCGACCTCGAGCGCTATGAGGGGATGCTGGTGAGCTTTTCCCAAACCCTCACCGTCAGCGAGGTGTATAACCTGGGCCGCTTTGGGGAGATCAGCCTTTCGGCAGGCGGGAGGCTGTTCCATCCCAACAACGGCAACGCCCTGGGCGAGGCGGCAATGGGCAATCCCTTGCGGCGCATCCTGCTGGATGATGGCAGCAACGTGCAAAACCCTCGCCCAATCCCCTACCTTTCGGCAGCGGATACCTCGGGCACCCGGCGGGTCGGGGACAGCGTGGTAGGGCTCACCGGGGTCCTCTCTTACGGCTTCTCCAGCTACCGAGTAGAGCCGGTGGGCACAGTCAACTTTATCCCTAGCAACCCCCGGCCCGAGGCCCCCGAAGACGTCGGTGGCTCCCTCAGGGTGGCCAGCTACAACGTGCTCAACTACTTCACCACCCTAGGCGCACGGGGTGCTAGCAACCAGGCCGAACTCGAGCGGCAAAGGGCCAAGCTGGTAGCCGCCCTGCGCGCTCTGGACGCCGATATAGTGGGACTGATCGAGATACAAAATAATGGCGACGCTGCGCTCGAGGACCTCGTTCGGGCACTCAACACAGCGCTGGGCAGCGATGCCTACGCCGCCCTAGCGACCGGCAGCCTCGGCACCGATCAGATCAAGGTAGCCCTGATCTACAAACCTGCTCGGGTCAGGCCGGAAGGAGCATTCCGCATCGACGATGACCCTATCTTCTCCCGCCCTCCGCTCGCCCAAACCTTCCGCGACCGGGCCACCGGTGGACGCTTTAGCGTGGTGGTCAACCACTTCAAGTCCAAGGGCTGCGAGGGGGCCAGCGGGGCCGAAACAGACACCGGTCAAGGGTGTTGGAACGCCCTGCGCGTACGACAAGCCCAGCGACTTTTGACCTTCATCAACGACCTCCGGGCCACCGACCCCGACGTGCTGGTGGTAGGTGACCTCAACGCTTACGCCGAGGAGGACCCGCTGAAGGTGCTGACCGGGGCCGGATTGGAAAACCTGATCCTGCACATCTCCGCGGCCAAACGTTACAGCTACGTGTTCAACGGGGAGTCCGGCAATCTCGACCACGCCCTGGCGACCTCCAGCCTCTCTTCGCAAGTTACCGGGATCACCGAGTGGCACATCAACGCCGACGAGCCCAGGGTGCTCGATTACAACACCGAGTTCAAACCCGATGACCGCTACGCCCCCACCCCCTTCCGCTCCTCCGATCACGACCCGCTGCTGGTCGGGCTGAACCTGCGCGCCGACCCCGAGCCCTGA
- a CDS encoding MMPL family transporter, protein MFPFLAHLNATRSRWVLLAWFALSLGSLPLAALAPGRLGANTSAVRGSESQQVVRILNQAFGLESVDRIVVVSESALPPTDPRFLHAYSTLAERLKKLDGVRTLTRFDAESPLKLWGKVNGQYVTATILETRLTRAEEVVGAIRREVRSVRLPQSQFYVTGSTAVTQDFLHRLEADATRSEVTALPLTGLVLVLAFGALVAAGIPLVVGVLSITLTLALVWGLTHLFPVASLARSVVTLLCLGAGIDYALLMVNRFREELAQGLSARDAAAITTRTAGRSVAFSGLTVGIAMGALLVPDLAFARSMGLGGVLAVAVTVLSSITLVPSLLALLGERVNSPKRLQFRLTASGRASAFWGRWGERVMERPWTFTALGGVFLLGLAWPAMSMRLGYTGAFGLSPEVESRKGLELVRPLELGGSLDAFEIILDLGQGGFDAEARNNWRKLDRALSHWPEVRLVVSPFLTVRRDQSGGGLGDLVSLTQRSISQDRRYLRLTVIPQEHVRPEAIRSWETRLREAAHQAGFQKVLLGGAPIGSQEFTDALVGAMPRAIGLVYVATFVLLGVMFRSLVIPLKSIVMNSLTVGAAYGVITLIFQKGFLASFLGVPQDVGVIDSSLPLILFAVIFGLSMDYEIFLLSRVQEGHLKGLDTRPAVKAALERTASVITSAALIMVIVFLAFVQGDVVANKTIGLGLAVAVILDASLVRLVLVPAVLVLAGQWNWWLPGWLKNWMPRVSLER, encoded by the coding sequence GTGTTCCCATTCCTCGCCCATCTCAACGCCACCCGATCGCGCTGGGTCTTGCTCGCTTGGTTTGCCCTATCGCTAGGCTCCCTTCCCCTGGCCGCACTGGCCCCAGGCCGTCTGGGCGCTAATACCTCGGCAGTCAGGGGCAGCGAGTCGCAGCAGGTAGTGCGCATCTTGAACCAGGCCTTTGGCCTCGAGAGCGTAGACCGCATCGTAGTGGTGAGCGAATCAGCCCTCCCCCCCACCGACCCTCGCTTCCTTCACGCCTATAGCACCCTCGCCGAGCGGCTAAAAAAGTTGGACGGGGTGCGCACCCTGACCCGCTTTGACGCCGAGAGCCCGTTGAAGCTTTGGGGGAAGGTCAACGGCCAATATGTCACCGCGACGATTTTGGAAACCCGGCTGACCAGGGCTGAGGAGGTGGTCGGTGCAATCCGGCGCGAAGTTCGCAGCGTGCGTCTTCCGCAAAGCCAGTTCTACGTCACCGGGAGCACTGCAGTCACCCAGGATTTCTTGCACCGGCTCGAGGCCGACGCTACACGTTCGGAAGTCACCGCTTTGCCGCTAACCGGACTGGTGCTAGTACTGGCGTTTGGGGCCCTCGTGGCCGCGGGAATCCCCCTGGTGGTGGGGGTACTCTCGATCACCCTGACCCTGGCGTTGGTGTGGGGCCTAACCCATCTGTTCCCGGTGGCGAGTCTAGCGCGGAGCGTAGTGACGCTGCTGTGTCTAGGAGCGGGGATCGACTACGCCCTGTTGATGGTCAACCGCTTCCGCGAGGAGCTGGCTCAGGGGCTTTCCGCTCGGGATGCGGCCGCCATCACCACCCGTACCGCCGGGCGCAGCGTGGCCTTCAGCGGGCTTACGGTGGGGATCGCCATGGGGGCGCTGCTCGTCCCCGATCTAGCCTTCGCCCGCTCGATGGGCCTAGGCGGGGTGCTGGCGGTAGCGGTCACGGTGCTCAGCTCGATCACCCTGGTTCCTAGCCTGCTGGCCCTCTTGGGCGAGCGAGTGAACTCTCCCAAGCGGCTTCAGTTCCGGCTCACGGCCTCGGGAAGAGCCAGCGCTTTTTGGGGCCGCTGGGGCGAGCGGGTGATGGAGCGCCCTTGGACGTTTACCGCCCTAGGGGGGGTGTTCCTGCTGGGGTTAGCCTGGCCTGCTATGTCGATGCGGCTAGGGTATACCGGAGCCTTTGGGCTTTCGCCTGAGGTGGAAAGCCGCAAGGGCCTCGAGCTCGTCCGCCCCCTCGAGCTGGGCGGAAGCCTGGACGCTTTCGAGATCATCTTAGACCTGGGCCAAGGCGGCTTCGATGCTGAGGCGCGAAACAATTGGAGAAAGCTGGACAGAGCCTTGAGCCACTGGCCCGAGGTGCGATTGGTGGTCTCGCCGTTCCTCACCGTCCGGAGGGACCAATCAGGCGGGGGCTTGGGCGATCTGGTCTCGCTCACCCAGCGCTCGATCAGCCAGGACCGGCGCTACCTGCGGCTTACGGTGATCCCCCAGGAGCACGTCCGGCCCGAGGCGATCCGGAGCTGGGAAACACGCCTGCGTGAAGCAGCGCACCAGGCAGGATTCCAGAAAGTGCTGCTGGGCGGAGCCCCGATCGGTTCCCAGGAGTTCACCGACGCCCTGGTAGGGGCCATGCCCCGGGCGATTGGGCTGGTCTACGTCGCTACCTTCGTGCTGCTGGGGGTGATGTTTCGCTCGCTGGTAATCCCCCTCAAGTCCATCGTGATGAATAGCCTCACCGTGGGGGCGGCCTACGGGGTCATCACCCTGATCTTCCAGAAGGGTTTCCTGGCAAGCTTCCTGGGCGTGCCGCAGGACGTGGGGGTGATCGACTCGAGCCTGCCGCTAATCCTCTTCGCGGTGATCTTCGGCCTCAGCATGGATTACGAGATTTTCTTGCTCTCGAGGGTACAAGAAGGCCACCTGAAAGGACTCGATACCCGCCCGGCGGTGAAAGCTGCCCTGGAACGCACCGCCTCGGTGATCACCAGCGCTGCGCTGATCATGGTGATCGTCTTCCTGGCCTTCGTGCAAGGTGACGTGGTGGCCAACAAGACCATCGGTCTGGGACTCGCGGTAGCGGTCATCCTGGACGCCAGCTTGGTGCGCTTGGTACTGGTTCCGGCGGTGTTGGTGCTAGCCGGACAGTGGAATTGGTGGCTCCCCGGCTGGCTTAAAAACTGGATGCCCCGCGTGAGCCTCGAGCGCTAA
- the galE gene encoding UDP-glucose 4-epimerase GalE, producing the protein MKVLVTGGAGYIGSTIANALKDAGHTAVILDSLVTGPRVFTQGHIFYQGDIADRGTLERIFREHPDIHSTIHCAALIVVPESVEKPYLYYRENVCKSLELFKNLEELGYPRVVFSSSASIYDAVPGFKVTEDSPLKPASPYARTKYMMEMVLEDLSRATRLRAIALRYFNPIGADPLYRSGIHVREPSHVLGKMVDVALGKLPEFQITGVDWPTRDGSGIRDYIHVWDLAMAHLKAVEQFDQVMEKTGQTYVVINLGTGNGVTVKELVAAFERVYGREIPKREAPPRPGDVAGAYANAERAWELLHWKAERSIDEGIASALEWGKRRKAVLGYA; encoded by the coding sequence ATGAAAGTTTTGGTGACGGGCGGGGCAGGCTATATCGGCAGCACCATTGCCAACGCGCTCAAGGATGCGGGACACACCGCGGTGATTCTGGACTCGCTGGTGACGGGGCCTCGGGTTTTTACCCAGGGGCATATTTTTTACCAGGGAGACATCGCTGACCGAGGCACCCTCGAGCGCATTTTCCGCGAACACCCCGACATCCATTCCACCATCCACTGTGCGGCCCTCATCGTGGTGCCGGAGTCGGTGGAGAAACCTTATCTCTACTACCGCGAGAACGTCTGCAAGAGCCTGGAGCTATTCAAGAACCTCGAGGAACTCGGCTACCCCAGGGTGGTCTTTAGCTCCTCGGCCAGCATCTACGACGCGGTTCCCGGCTTTAAGGTGACCGAGGACTCCCCCCTCAAGCCGGCCTCGCCCTACGCCCGTACCAAGTACATGATGGAAATGGTGCTGGAAGACCTCAGCCGGGCCACCCGCCTGCGCGCCATCGCTCTGCGCTACTTCAACCCTATCGGCGCGGACCCCCTTTACCGCAGCGGCATCCATGTGCGCGAGCCCAGCCACGTGCTGGGCAAGATGGTGGACGTAGCCCTGGGCAAGCTCCCGGAGTTTCAGATCACCGGGGTAGACTGGCCCACCCGCGACGGCTCCGGCATCCGCGACTACATCCACGTCTGGGACCTGGCCATGGCCCACCTGAAGGCGGTGGAGCAGTTCGATCAGGTCATGGAGAAAACCGGGCAGACCTACGTGGTCATCAACCTGGGCACTGGGAACGGGGTGACCGTAAAAGAGCTGGTAGCGGCCTTTGAGCGGGTGTATGGGCGGGAGATCCCCAAACGCGAAGCCCCACCCCGCCCCGGCGACGTGGCCGGGGCCTATGCCAACGCCGAGCGGGCCTGGGAGCTTTTGCACTGGAAGGCCGAACGCAGCATCGATGAGGGAATCGCCAGCGCCTTGGAGTGGGGAAAGCGGCGCAAGGCCGTCCTGGGCTACGCCTGA
- the guaB gene encoding IMP dehydrogenase: protein MLETPVRKGTTQDKIAFEGLTFDDVLLLPAYSEVLPKDVSTRARLTKRLWLNVPIIAAAMDTVSEERMAVAMAREGGLAVIHKNMMAEEQAEMVRKVKRSEAGMIQDPVTLPPTATLEDAERLMREYKIGGLPVIDVYGKLMGLVTNRDIRFEHHLKRPVSEVMTPLERLITAPPGTTLEEAENILRQHKVEKLPLVDAEGKLKGLLTLKDLVKRRKYPMAAKDARGRLLVGAAVGVSKDLFERAALLVGAGVDVLVLDSAHGHSKGILEALEALKNLYGDSVEVIAGNVATAEGARALAERGADAVKVGIGPGSICTTRVVTGVGVPQISAILEAVRGLEDTGVPVIADGGIKYSGDVAKALAAGAHTVMLGSMLAGTEEAPGEEVLKDGRRYKLYRGMGSLGAMRQGSADRYFQDAGRAEKTEAKKLVPEGIEGMVPFKGPVGDVIYQIVGGLRSAMGYCGAPDLETFRTQTRFTRITNAGLIESHPHDVTITKEAPNYSR from the coding sequence ATGCTCGAGACTCCTGTGCGCAAGGGCACAACCCAGGACAAAATCGCCTTCGAGGGCCTAACTTTTGACGATGTGCTGTTGCTTCCGGCGTACTCGGAAGTACTGCCTAAGGACGTATCTACCCGAGCCCGCCTCACCAAGCGCCTGTGGCTCAATGTGCCCATCATCGCCGCGGCGATGGACACCGTGAGCGAGGAAAGGATGGCCGTGGCGATGGCCCGTGAGGGTGGCCTGGCGGTGATCCACAAGAACATGATGGCCGAGGAGCAGGCCGAGATGGTGCGCAAGGTCAAGCGCAGCGAGGCGGGGATGATTCAGGACCCGGTGACGCTGCCCCCCACCGCTACGCTCGAGGACGCCGAGCGCCTGATGCGCGAGTACAAGATCGGCGGCTTGCCGGTGATTGACGTGTATGGAAAGCTGATGGGCCTAGTCACCAACCGCGACATCCGCTTTGAGCACCATCTCAAGCGCCCAGTCTCGGAAGTCATGACCCCGCTCGAGCGCCTCATCACCGCTCCGCCGGGAACCACGCTCGAGGAGGCCGAGAACATCCTGCGCCAGCACAAGGTTGAGAAACTGCCGCTGGTAGACGCTGAGGGCAAGCTTAAGGGCTTGTTGACGCTCAAAGATTTGGTGAAGCGACGGAAGTATCCCATGGCCGCCAAGGACGCTCGGGGTCGGCTGCTGGTAGGGGCGGCGGTGGGGGTCTCCAAAGACCTCTTTGAGCGGGCCGCTCTGCTGGTGGGTGCGGGGGTGGACGTGTTGGTGCTGGATAGCGCCCATGGGCATTCGAAGGGTATCCTCGAGGCCCTGGAGGCTCTTAAAAACCTCTACGGTGATAGCGTAGAGGTCATTGCCGGGAACGTAGCCACCGCCGAAGGGGCGCGAGCGTTGGCCGAGCGCGGGGCAGACGCGGTGAAGGTGGGGATTGGGCCCGGCTCGATCTGCACTACGCGGGTGGTGACCGGGGTGGGGGTTCCCCAGATCAGCGCGATCTTGGAGGCGGTGCGGGGCTTGGAGGACACCGGCGTTCCGGTGATCGCCGATGGCGGCATCAAATACTCGGGTGATGTAGCTAAGGCCCTGGCTGCCGGAGCCCACACGGTTATGCTGGGCTCGATGCTGGCCGGGACCGAGGAAGCCCCGGGCGAGGAAGTTCTCAAAGACGGGCGGCGCTACAAGCTCTACCGGGGTATGGGTTCTTTAGGCGCGATGCGCCAGGGCTCGGCGGACCGCTACTTCCAAGATGCCGGGCGCGCCGAGAAAACCGAGGCCAAGAAACTCGTACCGGAGGGCATCGAAGGCATGGTTCCCTTCAAGGGTCCGGTAGGAGACGTGATCTACCAGATTGTGGGCGGGTTGCGCTCGGCGATGGGATACTGCGGCGCGCCGGATCTGGAAACCTTCCGCACCCAAACCCGCTTCACCCGCATCACCAATGCTGGGCTGATTGAGAGCCACCCCCACGACGTAACCATCACCAAGGAAGCGCCCAACTATAGCCGTTGA
- a CDS encoding tetratricopeptide repeat protein: MRVPGAAWHREGPSTVKPEPNKADKNVSPEELAAYARSQGYQVHYGVAGDLSLLKQFLAAGFPVIAESGFVVPEHGWMGHYRLLVGYDDGGQRFFAFDSYYGPKVTLGYSDFAGMWSHFNRTYLVVYPPKEAGKVEQILGPRTHPEWMWKQALEVALSQTKAEPTNVYAWFNLGTALLKQGNLEGAAEAYDKARSLGWPWRMLWYQFGPFEAYYRTGRYTDVVRLASANLAKTPDLEESLYWRGRAQAALGNLRLAKTDLQAALKLRPSYSEAAQTLKSLDAHSSR; the protein is encoded by the coding sequence ATGCGGGTTCCTGGGGCGGCGTGGCACCGAGAAGGGCCGTCAACTGTCAAACCCGAGCCCAACAAAGCCGACAAAAACGTGAGCCCCGAGGAACTGGCGGCCTACGCCCGGAGCCAGGGTTACCAGGTCCACTATGGGGTAGCCGGAGACTTGAGTCTGCTCAAGCAGTTCCTGGCCGCCGGTTTCCCGGTGATCGCAGAGAGCGGCTTCGTGGTACCGGAGCACGGCTGGATGGGGCACTACCGCCTGCTGGTAGGTTACGACGACGGGGGCCAGCGCTTCTTCGCTTTCGACTCCTACTATGGCCCCAAGGTCACGCTGGGATACAGCGATTTCGCCGGAATGTGGAGCCACTTCAACCGTACCTACTTGGTGGTGTATCCCCCTAAAGAGGCCGGGAAAGTCGAACAGATTCTGGGCCCGCGCACCCACCCTGAGTGGATGTGGAAACAGGCGCTCGAGGTGGCCTTATCCCAAACCAAAGCCGAGCCCACAAACGTCTACGCCTGGTTCAACCTGGGCACCGCACTGCTCAAGCAAGGCAACCTCGAAGGAGCGGCTGAGGCTTACGATAAAGCCCGCTCCCTGGGCTGGCCTTGGCGGATGCTGTGGTACCAGTTCGGGCCCTTCGAAGCCTATTACCGGACCGGGCGCTATACCGACGTAGTACGGCTCGCCAGTGCGAACCTAGCCAAGACCCCGGATCTCGAGGAGTCCCTTTACTGGCGGGGCCGGGCGCAAGCCGCCTTGGGCAACTTACGTTTGGCAAAGACCGATCTGCAAGCTGCGCTCAAGCTCCGCCCTAGCTATAGCGAAGCCGCCCAAACCTTGAAAAGCCTCGACGCGCATAGCTCGAGGTAG
- a CDS encoding IS1634 family transposase: MFIRQKAFKNKDGSTRTYLQLVESVRQGGRVRQRVVATLGRLEDLQDGRLDALIENLARFSQSTWRRLEEQAERLNVRWSKQWGPALIFERLWREAELDKAFEALLEDRQLAFDVAEAVFTMVLNRLTDPCSKRGLVRQWLQGVYRPQAEQLELHHYYRALDVLAEHKEAIEDRLFARARDLFWTEVDVVFWDTTSSYFEGRGPEGLAAYGYSRDKRPDRPQLVVGVLMTRDGYPIAHEVFPGDTADKATVETVLDALKRRFHLRRVIFVADRGMVSRQILRAIEEAGMEYIVGMPLRRHRAAEAVLSQPGRYRKVNDQLQIKQVTHQGQRYVLCYNPLQAEHDRQAREAALAHLKQRIERGQAKELLRNRLLARYLKALPQGALVVDTDAVKRAARYDGKYLLRTNTDLDPEAVVRAYKDLWRVERAFRTLKSALDLRPMFHWTERRVRGHVMVCFLALVLESLLLRKLRQQNPDVSYEDVLHDLSQLHAVAVELDGEACLTRTELVGQAYEAFKAVGLRPPARVQPLPRPETTPAG, encoded by the coding sequence ATGTTCATCCGCCAGAAGGCCTTCAAGAACAAAGACGGCTCCACCCGCACCTACCTCCAGCTCGTCGAGAGCGTGCGCCAGGGCGGCCGCGTCCGCCAGCGGGTGGTCGCTACCCTGGGCCGGCTGGAGGATCTCCAGGACGGCCGGCTCGATGCCCTCATCGAGAATCTGGCCCGCTTCTCCCAGAGCACCTGGCGTCGGCTGGAGGAACAAGCCGAGCGCCTGAACGTCCGGTGGTCCAAGCAGTGGGGACCGGCGCTGATCTTCGAACGGCTGTGGCGCGAGGCCGAACTGGACAAGGCCTTCGAGGCCCTGCTGGAGGATCGCCAGCTGGCCTTCGACGTGGCCGAGGCCGTCTTCACCATGGTACTCAACCGCCTCACCGACCCCTGCTCCAAGCGGGGCCTCGTGCGCCAGTGGCTGCAGGGCGTCTACCGGCCCCAGGCCGAGCAGCTGGAACTGCACCACTACTACCGCGCCCTGGACGTCCTGGCCGAGCACAAGGAGGCGATCGAGGATCGCCTTTTCGCCCGGGCTCGCGACCTGTTCTGGACCGAGGTGGACGTCGTCTTCTGGGACACCACATCTAGCTACTTCGAAGGCCGGGGGCCCGAGGGCTTGGCGGCCTACGGGTATTCCCGGGACAAGCGCCCGGATCGGCCCCAGCTGGTGGTGGGCGTGCTCATGACCCGGGACGGCTACCCCATCGCCCACGAGGTCTTCCCAGGCGACACCGCCGACAAGGCGACCGTGGAGACCGTGCTGGATGCGCTCAAGCGGCGCTTCCACCTGCGCCGGGTGATCTTCGTCGCCGACCGGGGCATGGTCAGCCGCCAGATCCTGCGGGCCATTGAAGAGGCCGGGATGGAGTACATCGTCGGCATGCCCCTGCGCCGGCACCGGGCGGCCGAGGCGGTCTTGAGCCAGCCGGGGCGGTATCGCAAGGTGAACGACCAGCTCCAGATCAAGCAGGTGACCCACCAAGGCCAGCGCTATGTGCTCTGCTACAACCCCCTCCAGGCCGAGCACGACCGCCAGGCTCGGGAGGCGGCCCTCGCGCACCTGAAGCAGCGGATCGAGCGCGGCCAAGCCAAGGAGCTCCTGCGAAACCGTCTCCTGGCCCGTTACCTCAAGGCCCTGCCCCAGGGCGCGCTGGTGGTCGACACCGATGCCGTGAAGCGGGCGGCCCGCTACGACGGCAAGTACCTGCTGCGGACCAACACCGACCTCGACCCGGAGGCCGTGGTGCGGGCGTACAAGGATCTCTGGCGGGTCGAGCGCGCCTTCCGCACCCTCAAGTCCGCCCTGGACCTGCGGCCCATGTTCCACTGGACGGAGCGGCGGGTGCGGGGGCACGTCATGGTCTGCTTCCTGGCGCTGGTCCTGGAGAGCCTCTTGTTGCGCAAGCTCCGCCAGCAAAACCCCGATGTGAGCTACGAGGACGTGCTCCACGACCTCTCGCAGCTGCACGCCGTGGCCGTGGAGCTGGACGGCGAGGCCTGCCTCACCCGCACCGAGCTGGTCGGGCAGGCCTACGAGGCCTTCAAGGCCGTGGGCCTGCGGCCGCCGGCGCGGGTCCAGCCGCTGCCACGTCCCGAGACGACCCCCGCCGGGTAG
- a CDS encoding arsenate reductase ArsC has product MKRKLSVLFLCSHNSARSQMAEALLRYYGGERFEAYSAGLEPSQINPYTVRVLHELGLNSEGQYAKDLMTFWGGKYHFTYLITVCDKAEAKCPIFPFATRRLYWPFEDPSSFEGSDEEKLAKFRQVRDQIAAKIREWVREESTFQD; this is encoded by the coding sequence ATGAAGCGAAAGCTCTCGGTCCTGTTTTTGTGCAGCCATAACTCGGCCCGTAGCCAGATGGCCGAAGCCCTGCTGCGCTACTACGGCGGGGAGCGCTTCGAGGCTTATAGCGCGGGCCTCGAGCCCAGCCAAATTAACCCCTACACGGTGCGGGTATTGCACGAACTCGGCCTGAACAGCGAGGGGCAGTACGCCAAGGACCTCATGACCTTCTGGGGCGGGAAGTACCACTTCACCTACCTGATCACCGTCTGTGACAAGGCCGAGGCCAAGTGCCCGATCTTCCCCTTCGCTACCCGCCGGCTGTACTGGCCCTTCGAGGATCCCTCGAGCTTCGAAGGCAGCGACGAGGAAAAGCTAGCCAAGTTCCGTCAGGTGAGAGACCAGATCGCCGCCAAGATCCGCGAATGGGTGCGGGAGGAGAGCACCTTTCAGGATTGA
- a CDS encoding arsenate reductase ArsC: protein MRILVLCTHNSARSQMAEGWLRHHARQAGLDAEIFSAGTEATRVKPEAIAVMGEVGIDLSGHTSKTLYDLPDPWNFDLVLTVCDHAAERCPAYPAKTTRLHVSFPDPSGKGLEEWRRVRDSLGRMSEHLISELKSGRIPLEDTLSEKAGVAQL from the coding sequence ATGCGCATTTTGGTACTGTGCACCCATAACTCAGCTCGCAGCCAGATGGCCGAAGGCTGGCTGCGCCATCATGCCCGACAAGCTGGTTTAGATGCCGAGATCTTTTCTGCGGGAACCGAGGCTACCCGGGTCAAACCCGAGGCCATCGCGGTAATGGGTGAGGTAGGAATCGATCTATCGGGCCATACCTCCAAGACCCTCTACGACCTCCCCGACCCCTGGAATTTCGACCTGGTGCTCACCGTCTGCGATCACGCTGCCGAGCGCTGCCCGGCCTACCCTGCCAAAACCACCCGCCTGCACGTCTCCTTCCCCGATCCTTCGGGGAAGGGACTGGAAGAGTGGCGCCGGGTGCGGGATAGCCTGGGGCGGATGAGTGAGCACCTGATCTCCGAGCTAAAGTCAGGGCGTATCCCCCTCGAGGATACTTTGAGCGAGAAGGCAGGGGTGGCGCAATTATGA